TCCTTACACAGAAGACGGCAGAAGTATTGCCCCATATGTTCAACAATATCAAGCCATTACAGGTTTTGAAGCCAATTACCATCTAGGGCAAGCTAGATTGCTAGATAAGGTGGCTAAGAGCAATGATAAGGAAGCATGGTTTAATAAAATTAGAGAGGAGTTGGAGCGATGAAATTTTTATCCCAAGAAGAGATTGAAAAGTTGCAAGTAGCAGAAGCGAATTCTGATAAGAAGCCTAAGAAAACTGCCGAGCAAATTCAAGCTATTTACAGTTCTGGTCAAAACATTCTGGTTTCAGCATCAGCTGGCTCAGGAAAAACCTTTGTCATGGCTGAACGAATTCTTGATCAACTAGCGCGTGGTGTAGAAATTCGCCAACTCTTTATCTCAACCTTTACGGTAAAGGCAGCAACCGAGTTAAAAGAACGCTTGGAAAAGAAAATCAGCCAACAAATCCAAGAGACTCAAGATATGGAGCTAAAAAAGCATCTTGGAAGACAATTAGCTGATTTACCAAACGCTGCTATTGGAACTATGGACTCTTTTACTCAGAAGTTCCTGGCTAAACATGGTTATCTGATTGACCTCGCCCCAAACTTTCGGATTCTTGAGAATGAAAGTGAGCAACTCCTCTTAAAGAATGATGTGTTTCGACAAGTTTTCGAAACTCACTACCAAGGTAAGGAACAAGAACAGTTTAGTCAGTTGGTCAAGAACTTTGCGGGTAAAAGTAAGGATGCACGTGGATTGCGTAAACAGGTCTATATGATTTATGACTTTTTGCAATCTACAAGTAATCCTCAGGCTTGGCTACAGGAATCTTTCTTAAAAGGATTCGAAAAGGCCGATTTTACAAGTTCTAAAGAAAATCTGGCTCAAGACATTCAGCAAAGACTTTGGGATTTGGAAAGTTTCTTCCGTTATCATTTAGAGAATGATGCCAAGGAATTTGGGAAAGCAGCCTACCTAGAATCTGTCCAACAAGTTCTTGGTGAAATTGGAGCTTTAACGCCTGAATCAACTTTTAAACAATACCAAGAGGTTTTAGAGCGAGTTGTGGGTATTTCTAAGGATAAGGGTGGCCGTGCTCTTACAAATGCTAGTCGTAAGGCTGAAGTCCAAGCTCTAAAAGAAGCATACAACCAAGAGAGAAAAGTTAAATTTGAAAAGTTAATTGCACTAAATGACCAAATGACTTTATTGAAATTCCAGGAAGATTATCATCAAGAGTCTTGGGACTTGGCAAAGACTTTCCAAGTCTTCATGAGTGATTTTGTTTCAGCTTATCGAAAGCGTAAACGTGAAGAAAATGCCTTCGAATTTGCTGATATTAGCCACTATACCATTGAGATATTGGAAAACTTCCCTCAGGTGCGACAAGAGTATCAGGAACGCTTCCACGAAGTCATGGTCGATGAGTACCAAGATACCAACCATATCCAGGAAAGAATGTTGGAACTCCTCTCAAACGGCTACAATCGTTTTATGGTGGGCGATATTAAGCAGTCTATTTATCGTTTCAGACAAGCAGATCCACAAATCTTCAACGAAAAATTCCACAGCTTTGCTCAAGATAGCAAAGAAGGTCAATTAATACTGCTTAAGGAAAACTTCCGTAGTAGTTCAGAAGTTTTAGATGCCACTAATGATGTCTTTATGCATCTCATGGATGAAGAAGTTGGAGAGATTTCTTATGACGGCATGCATCAACTTGTTTTCGGAAATACTGATTTACACCCAGATCCTGAAAACAAGGCAGAAGTCCTCTTGTATGATAAGGATGTTGATGGTGATTCTACGGAAGAGGAAGAGTTTTCGACTAACAAACTGACTGGTGAAATGCGAATGGTCATTAAGGAGATATTGCATCTTCATCATGATAAAGGTGTCCCTTTCAATGACATTGCTCTATTAACTGCTAGCAGAAGCCGCAATGATCAAGTTTTACTTGCCTTGTCAGAATATGGGATACCAGTTAAAACGGATGACGCTCTAAACAATTATTTGCAATCTTTAGAAGTGCAGGTTATGTTGGATACTCTTCGTGTCATCCATAATCCTCTGCAAGACTTTGCTTTAGTAGCTCTCATGAAGTCTCCTATGTTTAGCTTTGATGAAGATGAATTGGCTCGTCTAGCTCTTCAAAATTCTGAGGATAAGGTTCAAGAGAACTTTTATGAAAAAATAGTCAATGCTCAAGCCCAAACTAGTCCTCAAAAGGATTTGATAACATCTGAACTCCATAAAAAACTCAAGCTTTTCATGGAAACTGTTAATTCTTGGCGTTTATATTCCAAAACACATTCACTTTATGACCTTATTTGGAAAATTTATAGCGAACGTTTCTACTATGATTATGTTGGTGCTTTGCCAAATGGTCAGGCTAGACAGGCCAACCTCTACGCTCTAGCTCTACGAGCTGACCAGTTTGAAAAGAGTAATTTTAAAGGTTTATCTCGTTTCATTGCTATGATTGATCAAGTCTTAGAGGCTAAGCATGACCTTGCTAGTGTCGCTGTAGCTCCACCTAAGGATGCTGTTGAGCTGATGAGTATTCATAAGAGTAAGGGGCTTGAGTTCCCTTATGTCTTTATTCTCAATATTGATCAGCAATTTAACAAGCAAGATTCTATGTCTGAAGTGATCCTAAGTCGAAAAAACGGCCTTGGTCTTAAGTACGTAGCTAGAGTCGCTACAAATGCAAAAGAGGAATATCTTCCATCTACTATTAAGTTATCCATCCCAAGCTTGACTTATAGTCAAAATGAGGAGGAGCTCCAATTAGCAAGCTATTCTGAACTCATGCGTTTACTTTATGTAGCCATGACGCGCGCTGAGAAAAAGCTCTATCTAGTCGGAAAGGGATCTCGAGAAAAGTTGGAGTCTAAAGAATATCCGACAAATGGGCAAGGTCTCCTAACTCGTCAAACCAGGTTAGATGCTCAAAATTTCCAGGACTGGATTTGGGCCATCTATCAAGCCTTTTCTAAAGAGAACTTACACTTTAGTGTTCGTTTCGAGGGTGAAGAACAACTAACAGAAGAAGCTATCGGTAAATTGGAAACTAAAAGCCAGCTCCAAGATCTTTCTCAGGCAAGCAACCGTCAGTCTGATACCATTAAGGAAGCTTTACAAATGCTGAAAGAAGTGGAAGTGTACAATGAAATCCACAGAGCTGCGATTAATCTTCCGAGTGTTCAGACCCCAAGCCAGATTAAGAAGTTTTATGAACCAGTCATGGATATGGAAGGTGTAGTAGTAGCTGGTCAATCTAAACCAAAAAAAACTATGATTCAGTTTGAACTTCCAGACTTCTCCAAGACAGAAAAAGTCACTGGAGCTGAAATCGGTAGTGCCACCCATGAACTCATGCAACGAATCAACCTTTCTCAGAAGCCAAGTTTAGAAACTCTAGCAGAAGCCTTAGAACAGGTGCAAGCGAGCTCAGCGGTTAAAGAAAAAGTAAATCTAGAAAAAATCTTGTCTTTCTTTGATACAGATCTTGGCCAAGTGATTCTTGCAAACCAAGATAAACTTTATCGAGAACAACCTTTCTCAATGTTAAAACGAGATGATAAGAGTCAGGAAGACTTTGTCGTCCGTGGAATCTTAGATGGTTATCTGCTCTATGAAGATAAGATTATTCTCTTTGACTACAAGACGGACCATTATGAGCATGCTGGTCAGCTCGTTGAACGATATAGAGGACAATTAGAACTCTATGCAGAAGCCTTATCCCGTTCTTATGAGATAGATAAGATTGAAAAATATCTGATTTTGCTAGGCAAAGATATGGTTGAAATAGTAGAAGTTAACTAATCTTGTATAAACTATTGCCTTCCTTGGCAGTAGTTTTTATTTATTTTCAGTTATGGTATACTAGTTTCAGAAAAGGATGTAAAAGAATCTATGCCAAAAGAAATCGATATCGAATACTATCACCAATTAGCTTTACAAAAGCAAAAAGAGCATCGTAAATTTCTTGGAAATCTGAAAAAGAAAGCTCCAAAAAACCTAGATAAGATTGCGCTGGAGATTCACCAGGAAGTTTTTGAAGAAATTGATTGTACAGCCTGTGCAAACTGTTGCAAGAGCCTTGGACCAGACTTTAAAGAAGAAGATATCACACGCATTGCCAAATACTTTAAAATGAAATTACCTGCTTTTGAAGCCGAGTTTCTCCAAGTTGATGAAGACGGTGATAAGGTCTTTAAGTCAATGCCTTGTCCCTTCTTAGGTGGCGATAATCTCTGTTCCATCTATGATGTCCGTCCCAAGGCTTGTAGAGAATTTCCACATACCGACCGTAAAAAGATTTATCAAATCAATAATCTGACTATCAAAAATACTTTAACTTGTCCCGCAGCCTATCTCTTTGTCGAGAAATTAAGAGAAAAAATAGAGTAAATCTCCTCTTTTATAATAAATTTTATCCTCAAGTAGACTTGCTAGTTGAGGATTTTTTGTATATTTATTAACCTTGATTATTTTTGCTGGCTAGAGAAATCTTGTCCTTATCTTAAAGTTTCTTTAAATTTATCTTAAAGAAAACTGATATAAGGTATCTTTAAGCGATATTCTGTATAGTTATTCCAATATCAAAGAAAGAGGTATCGATATGAACTATATAGTCATTCCAGCTTATCAACCAGATAATAAACTTATCAAACTTATCGAAAAAATCCACAAAAAGAGTGATTTTCATATTCTAGTTATCGACGACGGTAGTTCATCAAAGTGTCAAGATATCTTTGATAAAGCAGAACAATATGCTACGGTGCTCCGTCACCAAGTGAATCAAGGTAAAGGTCAAGCGCTTAAAACAGCCTTTTCTTATATCAAAGAACAAAACATTTATGGAACTGTCGTAACGGCAGATGCGGATGGGCAACACAAAATTTGGGATATTTTCCGTGCGGCTAACAAAGCTTCTGAAAATCCTAACAAGCTAATCTTGGGTGTGCGTGCCTTCACAGGTAAGGTTCCACTCCGTAGCCGTTTTGGTAATAGCTTGACAAAAGCACTCTTTAAATTACAAACAGGAGTTGGAGTAACAGATACACAAACAGGACTTCGTGCTTTTACAACAAATCTCATTCCTTTTATGTTAAAAATTGAAGGACAACGTTATGAATATGAAATGAATATGCTTCTTGAAGCAAGTAAAGAATATCAAATTTTAGAAGTTCCTATTGAGACAGTTTATATCAATGATAATGAGGGTTCACACTTCCGTCCAATCAGAGATGGATTAATGATTTATAAAAATATTTTTAAATTTGCCTTGTCATCTCTCAGTAGTTTTGTTGTAGACTACCTTGTTTACGCTATTGCAATCTTGTTTTTACCAACAGCGCCAACAAGTTTCCGAATTTTCCTAGCTAACGGTCTAGCCCGTGTGACCAGCTCTGTTTTTAACTACTCTACAAATAAAAAACTAGTCTTTAAAAACGACGATAGCCTTGCCAAGACAGGAATAGGATACTTTGGTTTAGCAGTTGGACTCTTTATGTTAGATACTCTGCTTATTCGTCTATTCTTTACTGTATTTGGTATTAATCTTCTAATTTCTAAGATTATTGTCGGTATTCTTCTCTTTGTGGTCTCATGGACTGTTCAGAAGAAATTCATCTTTAAAGAAAGGACATCTACTTTACTATGAAATTTTTAAAGAAACCATATGCTTATGCCTCGGTTCTTGGTTTACTCTTGATAGGATCCTTTAGTTACTCAATGTTGAAAACTTTTGTACTCGCTGAGACTATTTCGACAGTAGCAACAACTAATACAAGTTCCAATACAGCTCAAGCTAGTCAAGCAGCTAAAACAGCAACAGTAACTAACTCAAGTTATAAGGACGAGAATATCTCTATCAATTTGACTGAAACGACGGTTAATCATACCCAAGTGTATGTTGCAGATGTTACAGTAAGTTCATCAGATTATCTGAAAACTGCCTTTGCTCAAAACTCGTTTGGAACAAACGTAACAGCTAAAACATCTGTCACTGCTGCAGATAATGATGCAATTTTAGCAGTAAATGGCGACTACTACGGTGCAAACTCTTCGGGTTATGTTATCCGTAATGGAGTTGTCTATCGTGATACTGTCCGTGAAAATTCTAATAATGGTGATTTAGCCATTTATAAAGATGGTTCTTTCAAGATTATTTACGAGGATCAGATTTCAGCTGAGCAACTAGTCAAAGACGGAGTTATTAATCTCTTAGCTTTTGGCCCTGCCTTGGTCGAAAATGGTGAAATAGCAGTAGGAAAAAACCAAGAAGTTGGACAAGCTATGGCTTCGAATCCACGTACAGCTATTGGTATTATCGACGAAAACCACTACATTATTGTAGTTTCTGACGGACGTACTTCTGAAAGTGAAGGTCTCTCTTTGTACCAGCTAGCTGAAGTTATGAAATCCTATGGTGCAAAAACTGCCTACAATCTTGATGGTGGGGGATCCTCTACACTTTACTTCAACGGTCAGGTTATCAATAAACCAACGACTGGAGGAAACAAAATTTCAGAAAGGGCGGTGAGTGATATTGTCTACATCGGTTATTAATCCTAACAAAAAACGGTTTAAAAAAACTGCCATCTCTTATACACTAATTACGATTTTCTTCTTTGCTTTTTCTAGAATTTATGAAGCATTTAGTTTTGGAGAGACATCTGTTCATATGCACTATTTATTTGCAGTACCTCTTATTGGAGGAATTCTACTAGCAATCTTGCTCAAAGCTCTTCCTCAATTTTCTCGTATTAGTTTTAATCTATGGAATTCGGCAGTAGCGATTATTACAGCGGGTACACTTTTCCGCGGGATTGTCAATCTTTCTGGTCGTTCAACCACACTTGATGCACCATACTGGTATGTAGGTATCGGGTTTGTCGTTCTAGCTCTTTTATCAATATCTATAAATCCTATTCGATTGAAGAAGAATTTCAGAACAACTGAAGTTTAGATAAATGATAAAAAGTAGTCGTTCAGATATTGTTCGACTACTTTTTGTTGACTTTTATTTCTAAATTGTTTTAACAATATTACAACTTTCTTTCTTCTTAAAGACCTTACTTTTATAATTAAAATTATATTGTATAATAAAGTGGATAAATGTCGTCTTTAAAACGATAAGTAAGAAGTATAAAATATAGGGAATATAAAATTGAAAGGTTAAAAATGAAAAAGATATTACTAGCAAGTACTGTTGTTCTTTCCATAGCCGGAATTTCTAAAACAACTGTATTAGCAGAGGAAAACCAAGCTACAAACAAAGTACAAAGTTCAGAAAAAACTGTAGCAAATGGAACGATTAAGGAAGCTAAAGAGAAAAAGCAAGCTCAAGGTCAAGAGCAGAACGATAAGCAGAATCAAAACTCAAATCAACAGAATCCTGAGAAAGAATCTTCTCAAACCACACAGAAACAAGAAACAGCCCTTACCAAGGATAACTCTTCAACAGAAGAAATTACTGAAGAGGTCAACAAAGAAGGTTGGCAAAAAGAGAATGGACAATGGCGTTATTATGAACATAAAAAGGTCGTCACTAATTGGAAAAAAATAGCTGGCCACTGGTATTATTTTAACCAGGATGGTATCATGCTTAGCAATACAGTTTATGATGACTATCTCTTTAATAAAAGCGGCGCTATGGTTGAAACTTCTTGGGTAAAAATAGATGAGAAGTGGTTTTATGTCACAGAATCAGGAAAGATT
The window above is part of the Streptococcus sp. Marseille-Q6470 genome. Proteins encoded here:
- the addA gene encoding helicase-exonuclease AddAB subunit AddA encodes the protein MKFLSQEEIEKLQVAEANSDKKPKKTAEQIQAIYSSGQNILVSASAGSGKTFVMAERILDQLARGVEIRQLFISTFTVKAATELKERLEKKISQQIQETQDMELKKHLGRQLADLPNAAIGTMDSFTQKFLAKHGYLIDLAPNFRILENESEQLLLKNDVFRQVFETHYQGKEQEQFSQLVKNFAGKSKDARGLRKQVYMIYDFLQSTSNPQAWLQESFLKGFEKADFTSSKENLAQDIQQRLWDLESFFRYHLENDAKEFGKAAYLESVQQVLGEIGALTPESTFKQYQEVLERVVGISKDKGGRALTNASRKAEVQALKEAYNQERKVKFEKLIALNDQMTLLKFQEDYHQESWDLAKTFQVFMSDFVSAYRKRKREENAFEFADISHYTIEILENFPQVRQEYQERFHEVMVDEYQDTNHIQERMLELLSNGYNRFMVGDIKQSIYRFRQADPQIFNEKFHSFAQDSKEGQLILLKENFRSSSEVLDATNDVFMHLMDEEVGEISYDGMHQLVFGNTDLHPDPENKAEVLLYDKDVDGDSTEEEEFSTNKLTGEMRMVIKEILHLHHDKGVPFNDIALLTASRSRNDQVLLALSEYGIPVKTDDALNNYLQSLEVQVMLDTLRVIHNPLQDFALVALMKSPMFSFDEDELARLALQNSEDKVQENFYEKIVNAQAQTSPQKDLITSELHKKLKLFMETVNSWRLYSKTHSLYDLIWKIYSERFYYDYVGALPNGQARQANLYALALRADQFEKSNFKGLSRFIAMIDQVLEAKHDLASVAVAPPKDAVELMSIHKSKGLEFPYVFILNIDQQFNKQDSMSEVILSRKNGLGLKYVARVATNAKEEYLPSTIKLSIPSLTYSQNEEELQLASYSELMRLLYVAMTRAEKKLYLVGKGSREKLESKEYPTNGQGLLTRQTRLDAQNFQDWIWAIYQAFSKENLHFSVRFEGEEQLTEEAIGKLETKSQLQDLSQASNRQSDTIKEALQMLKEVEVYNEIHRAAINLPSVQTPSQIKKFYEPVMDMEGVVVAGQSKPKKTMIQFELPDFSKTEKVTGAEIGSATHELMQRINLSQKPSLETLAEALEQVQASSAVKEKVNLEKILSFFDTDLGQVILANQDKLYREQPFSMLKRDDKSQEDFVVRGILDGYLLYEDKIILFDYKTDHYEHAGQLVERYRGQLELYAEALSRSYEIDKIEKYLILLGKDMVEIVEVN
- a CDS encoding YkgJ family cysteine cluster protein is translated as MPKEIDIEYYHQLALQKQKEHRKFLGNLKKKAPKNLDKIALEIHQEVFEEIDCTACANCCKSLGPDFKEEDITRIAKYFKMKLPAFEAEFLQVDEDGDKVFKSMPCPFLGGDNLCSIYDVRPKACREFPHTDRKKIYQINNLTIKNTLTCPAAYLFVEKLREKIE
- a CDS encoding bifunctional glycosyltransferase family 2/GtrA family protein, with the translated sequence MDMNYIVIPAYQPDNKLIKLIEKIHKKSDFHILVIDDGSSSKCQDIFDKAEQYATVLRHQVNQGKGQALKTAFSYIKEQNIYGTVVTADADGQHKIWDIFRAANKASENPNKLILGVRAFTGKVPLRSRFGNSLTKALFKLQTGVGVTDTQTGLRAFTTNLIPFMLKIEGQRYEYEMNMLLEASKEYQILEVPIETVYINDNEGSHFRPIRDGLMIYKNIFKFALSSLSSFVVDYLVYAIAILFLPTAPTSFRIFLANGLARVTSSVFNYSTNKKLVFKNDDSLAKTGIGYFGLAVGLFMLDTLLIRLFFTVFGINLLISKIIVGILLFVVSWTVQKKFIFKERTSTLL
- a CDS encoding phosphodiester glycosidase family protein; protein product: MKFLKKPYAYASVLGLLLIGSFSYSMLKTFVLAETISTVATTNTSSNTAQASQAAKTATVTNSSYKDENISINLTETTVNHTQVYVADVTVSSSDYLKTAFAQNSFGTNVTAKTSVTAADNDAILAVNGDYYGANSSGYVIRNGVVYRDTVRENSNNGDLAIYKDGSFKIIYEDQISAEQLVKDGVINLLAFGPALVENGEIAVGKNQEVGQAMASNPRTAIGIIDENHYIIVVSDGRTSESEGLSLYQLAEVMKSYGAKTAYNLDGGGSSTLYFNGQVINKPTTGGNKISERAVSDIVYIGY